The genomic segment cccccagtgtctctgctgtgtgctgatgCCTCATGTCCTACTGTCTCTCCTGTGTGTTGCCCTCCCCATCATGCagaccccagagctgcccagtTACCTGCTGTATCTGGCACCAGTGAGCCTGGGTCTCAGAGTGCTGCCATCAGGCCAGTCCAGGCACAGTGCTGCATCCCCTGTCTGTGCTGTCACCATCCTCTTGTCCCCATGCTCCCATCCCTGTCCGTGTGCCTCCCCATGTCAGCAagccagccagccagctctgcccGGGCTGATTTCTCCATGCAGCCCATCGCCAGCATGTTGGCATGGGCAGGACACTCCGTTTGGTGAAGGGTTTTAACAGCATCTCCGTAGGTCCACCGGGATGAGTGGTCATCCCGAGGGTCTCTCTAGCAGGTCTGCAGTGGTCTCTGTCTGCTCCCCGGGGGTCTGCCAAATGAGACTGggctctccctcctctctggcCTCCTCCCAGAAGATCTCATGTCGTTTGCTTCTCCgttttttgcttccattttttccttccagacgGCTGGCGTTAACACGACAGACAAAGAAATGGAAGTCCTTCACTTAAGGAATGTCTCATTTGAGGATGCTGGGGAGTATACATGTTTGGCGGGTAATTCTATTGGGATCTCCCATCACTCTGCATGGTTGACAGTTCTCGAAGGTATAtactcctcttcctctccctttcctccctcctttccgATGTATGCATTGTGGTCCGGGAGAGAGCacttccctgcccctgtccccttGCAGTGGGTCAGcgtgggtgctgcagggctgctctgcagctggagcagtgtgGGGCAGTGTCCCCCCTCTCTGTGTCCCCCTCCACCCCAGCTGGGGTCTGccccctgctctctccctggcCCAGGCAATGCATACCTGGGGAACTTAACCAGGGgttgctctgctggagcaggacagtCCTTCAGCCGTGggccaggccaggccaggccagcactgcctgctcaggggcaccaggggaggtttgaGGGTGCTGGCAGCGCTGCCCTTGTGCCTGTCAGGGCCTGGCCTTGCCCTGTGGTGCAGGactgtcctgggctgtgtgtgcttgCACTGTGGGGGTGGCTACCCCGTCCTCATTGATGCTGCTCCTCAGTATCAATGCATGGACCAAAGCCTGATAACAGCTGTGGGAAAGTTTTTTGGGGTGCTGTATGTGTGCTTTCCAGCCAAAACTTTCCCAGTTATCAGCCACTGCTTTGTcagccaggtgtgcccagaGGTGGGGCAGGAATCTTCAGCTCCCTCTTACACCTCTCTTTGAGGCTCTGCTCTTTGGGGGTGTCAGGCTGGGGGTGCAGAAAGTGCAGTGGCAGCCACATCCTGATGGATTCCCCACGGACCACAGCACATGGCTGCGGGCTCTGAACTGTTCATGGCTTGAACAGCACCTCAGCCACCAAAACAGGGTCTGGGGGTCCCTTCTCCCCACCAGGCTCCCAGAGCAGGTCATTGTCCCTGGAATACCACTGGctgctctgttcccagctctccccagtCATTACCAGTAAGGCCTGGACTCCCACtgccctggacactgccagaCACCCCATTCCCTCACACCGTGCACAGAACCCCAGATCCTGAGGGacctgcagctccccagtgtgggcagagcgcagcagctgggacagaagCCTGTCCCCAGAGGTGCCACATCCCTGTGGGGTGACTCAGGCCCTGTCCCCCACTTCATGCCCGTCCCAGTTGACCCCATCCCaccctgggctgcctgcagaggTGGCGAAGGCGCTGCTTGGCCGTGGAGATGATGAGCTGGGGGCTGCTTGCACGCCTTCCCTGCAAGGGTGGGTGGGCAGCCCCCAGTCCCTGCTGCACCAATGTCCCCACTGAGCCCggggagcagccaggggctcTCCAGTGTCACTCCCTGGGGCCTGGTGGATGCTAACAAACACCCTGTTCACGCCGAGCCAGCTATTGAAGACACCCCAACCATGATGACGTCTCCCTTCTACCTGGAGATCATCATCTACTGCATCGGAGCCTTCCTCATCTCCTGCATGGTGGTGACCATCATCATCTACAAGCTGAAGAGCACCACCAAGAAGACAGACTTCAACAGCCAGCTGGCCGTGCACAAGCTGGCCAAGAGCATCCCCCTGCGCAGACAGGTAACAGAAAGTAGAGAGGGGGTTTGTTTGCACCTACTGCCTCTCCCGGAGCCCAGCCTTCCCCAGGGGATGTGgggaggaaggatgggaagACCTGGGACCGTCTCACCCTTCTGCATGTGCCACccactccagctgtgcccactgGTGGCACAGGATGGGGACTGTCCACTCTGTGCCTCTGATGGCAACACAGTGAGCAGGGTGGGGGGCTGCACAGCTCCCCCTCATCCCTCACCCCGATGGGGCTCATGAGGAGAACCAGGAGGATTTACAGCAGTTTAAGGTTTGAGCGGAGCGTGGTACACACTGAGGAGATGGGAGAGCTCCCAGGCTGTGCATTTTGGGTCAGAGCATGCTGGAGACTGATTGAAAATTCCGTCGAGGGGAGCAGCACTGGTGGGCACACAGGCAGGGTGGGCACACAGGCAGGGTGGGcacacaggcagggctggcagggggctgcgggcagggggctgcgggcagggggctgcaggcaggggcgGCTGTGAAGGCTCCCATCACCATCTCCCTCCCGGGGGCAGCCAGCCACGGCCTGGGCAGTGCGTGAAGGTAACCCACGCTCCCCCTGCAGGTGTCGGCCGACTCCAGCTCCTCCATGAACTCGGGCGTGATGCTGGTGCGGCCGTCCCGCCTCTCCTCCAGCGGCACGCCCATGCTGGCTGGAGTCTCCGAGTACGAGCTCCCCGAGGACCCGCGCTGGGAGCTGCCCCGGGACAGGTGAgctccggccccgccccggctgGGAGCGGCGGGAGGATGGTGCTGCTGATGCCGGGACTAACCTGCTGCCCCTGCGTCGGGGTCTTCTCCCACCAGGCTGATCCTGGGCAAGCCTCTGGGAGAAGGGTGCTTCGGCCAGGTGGTGCTGGCAGAAGCCATCGGCCTGGACAAGGACAAGCCCAACCGTGTGACCAAGGTGGCGGTGAAGATGCTCAAGTGTAAGTGGCAGCAAGAAGGGCGGTCGTGGCATGATGtcagagccctggctggggtCTGGGGTATGCAACCCAACCTGGCACCCCCTGACTGCTGCCTTCTCCACTTCAGCCGACGCCACAGAGAAGGACTTGTCTGACCTCATCTCTGAAATGGAGATGATGAAGATGATCGGCAAGCACAAGAACATCATCAACCTGCTGGGAGCCTGCACGCAGGATGGTGAGGGTGCCTGAGTGGGGAGGAGGTGTCCCCTTTGCCACCgctccagctgctgtccccggGGAGGGGCTGGCCTGGTGTTGCAGCCGCTCAGGATGACCATCACACCATCCCCTCAGGACCCCTGTATGTGATTGTGGAATATGCCAGCAAGGGCAACCTCCGGGAGTACCTGCAGGCGCGGCGGCCCCCGGGCATGGAGTACTGCTACAACCCCGCCCGCGTCCCCGAGGAGCAGCTCTCCTTCAAGGACCTGGTCTCCTGTGCCTACCAGGTGGCACGGGGCATGGAGTACCTGGCCTCCAAGAAGGTGAGGAGCTCTCAAGAGGCTGTGGTGGGAAGGGCAGCCCAGCAGCCGGGCCTGGGGCATGCACCTCCTCATCCATCCCATGGTGGGGAACCATCCAGTGGCCTGGGGGACCAGCTGACAGCCCCGTGCTCTGTCAGTGCATCCACAGGGACCTGGCAGCCAGGAACGTGCTGGTGACAGAGGACAACGTGATGAAGATTGCCGACTTCGGGCTGGCCCGTGACATCCACCACATCGATTACTACAAGAAGACGACAAATGTGAGTGGTGGGCGAGGGGTTTTGTGGGGTGGGGGTGCTCCAGTCTGTGCTGGGAAAGCCACACGcgtgcagggctcagccctgcccaggtTCCCATGGAGCCATGGTGGGGTTTTGTGTCTCAGGGTCGCCTGCCAGTGAAGTGGATGGCCCCCGAGGCTCTCTTTGACCGAATCTACACCCACCAGAGTGACGTGTGAGTAGGGCCTGCTGGGGAGATACAGGGATGGGATTTGTCTTGATTGAATGAAATTACGATTTGTGTTGGCCAACCAAATGTTTTGAATCCAAATTGCATTTGGTGCAGGGACTCATATATCCTGCTGAGTGAATCGAAGCTGTGGGTGGTGGCTCCTCCCAGCAAACCAACCTCTAACTGTACCCAGATTGGGGCCTGGGGGGTGTCAGTGCCCCAGAGCCAGTGCCCAGCATCTACCCTGTGTTCCCAGGTGGtcctttggggtgctgctgtgggagattTTTACGCTGGGTGGGTCACCCTACCCTGGTGTGCCCGTTGAGGAGCTCTTcaagctgctgaaggaaggTCACAGGATGGACAAGCCCAGCAACTGCACCAATGAGCTGTGAGTGCAGTGCTAGGATGGGGGAGAGGGGTTTGATGTCTCTGAGTGCCATTGCCGGGCCCAGAACATGGGCTGGGGCATGGAGGGTGACAGGCAGATATTTGGAGTTACAGTCCCAGAAGTTCCCAGCCCTGAAAAACCATCAGTCCATCAGATTTGCAATAATCAGCATCTCCCTGGACAGGAGGGAATCCCAGGGTTACTCCAGCACAgggcccagcccaggctgtgtccaTCCTCCTCCCCAGACAGCCCTTGGTCATGAGGGCAGGCGGGAGGGTTTCCCTTCCTTCCAACACAAAGGATTAACCCTCAATCCCTGGAGTAGCATCTTCATGGGCTGTGGGTCCCAGCCTGGCCACAGGGACACATTCCTGGTGCTTCTCTGCTCCCGTGGGTGGGGGTCTCCAGGCATTTaacccaggctgagcccctgtctccccctgccctggcaggtaCATGATGATGCGGGACTGCTGGCACGCCGTCCCTTCCCAGAGACCCACCTTCAAGCAGCTGGTGGAAGACCTGGACAGGATTGTGGCCATGACCTCCAACCAGGTAGGAGAGGTGGCACTGGTGGGCACCTGGGTGAGAGGCTCCCTGGGGactccccagctccctgctgagcCCATCCTTGGGGTTTGTCCCTCTCAGGAGTACCTGGACCTCTCCATGCCGCTGGATCAGTATTCTCCTGGCTTCCCAGACACCCGCAGCTCCACCTGCTCCTCGGGAGAGGACTCTGTGTTTTCCCACGACCCGCTC from the Sylvia atricapilla isolate bSylAtr1 chromosome 28, bSylAtr1.pri, whole genome shotgun sequence genome contains:
- the FGFR1 gene encoding fibroblast growth factor receptor 1 isoform X1; amino-acid sequence: MFTWRCLILWAVLVAAALSAARPAPTLPDQALPKAKIEVESYSAHPGELLQLRCRLRDDVQSINWVRDGIQLAENNRTRITGEEVEVRDVVPEDSGLYACMTNSPSGSETTYFSVNISDALPSAEDDDDEDDSSSEEKEADNTKPNQAIAPYWTYPEKMEKKLHAVPAAKTVKFKCPSSGTPNPTLRWLKNGKEFKPDHRIGGYKVRQATWSIIMDSVVPSDKGNYTCIVENKYGSINHTYQLDVVERSPHRPILQAGLPANKTVALGSNVEFVCKVYSDPQPHIQWLKHIEVNGSKIGPDNLPYVQILKTAGVNTTDKEMEVLHLRNVSFEDAGEYTCLAGNSIGISHHSAWLTVLEAIEDTPTMMTSPFYLEIIIYCIGAFLISCMVVTIIIYKLKSTTKKTDFNSQLAVHKLAKSIPLRRQVSADSSSSMNSGVMLVRPSRLSSSGTPMLAGVSEYELPEDPRWELPRDRLILGKPLGEGCFGQVVLAEAIGLDKDKPNRVTKVAVKMLKSDATEKDLSDLISEMEMMKMIGKHKNIINLLGACTQDGPLYVIVEYASKGNLREYLQARRPPGMEYCYNPARVPEEQLSFKDLVSCAYQVARGMEYLASKKCIHRDLAARNVLVTEDNVMKIADFGLARDIHHIDYYKKTTNGRLPVKWMAPEALFDRIYTHQSDVWSFGVLLWEIFTLGGSPYPGVPVEELFKLLKEGHRMDKPSNCTNELYMMMRDCWHAVPSQRPTFKQLVEDLDRIVAMTSNQEYLDLSMPLDQYSPGFPDTRSSTCSSGEDSVFSHDPLPDEPCLPKFPPQHSNGGLKRH
- the FGFR1 gene encoding fibroblast growth factor receptor 1 isoform X3 → MFTWRCLILWAVLVAAALSAARPAPTLPDQDALPSAEDDDDEDDSSSEEKEADNTKPNQAIAPYWTYPEKMEKKLHAVPAAKTVKFKCPSSGTPNPTLRWLKNGKEFKPDHRIGGYKVRQATWSIIMDSVVPSDKGNYTCIVENKYGSINHTYQLDVVERSPHRPILQAGLPANKTVALGSNVEFVCKVYSDPQPHIQWLKHIEVNGSKIGPDNLPYVQILKTAGVNTTDKEMEVLHLRNVSFEDAGEYTCLAGNSIGISHHSAWLTVLEAIEDTPTMMTSPFYLEIIIYCIGAFLISCMVVTIIIYKLKSTTKKTDFNSQLAVHKLAKSIPLRRQVSADSSSSMNSGVMLVRPSRLSSSGTPMLAGVSEYELPEDPRWELPRDRLILGKPLGEGCFGQVVLAEAIGLDKDKPNRVTKVAVKMLKSDATEKDLSDLISEMEMMKMIGKHKNIINLLGACTQDGPLYVIVEYASKGNLREYLQARRPPGMEYCYNPARVPEEQLSFKDLVSCAYQVARGMEYLASKKCIHRDLAARNVLVTEDNVMKIADFGLARDIHHIDYYKKTTNGRLPVKWMAPEALFDRIYTHQSDVWSFGVLLWEIFTLGGSPYPGVPVEELFKLLKEGHRMDKPSNCTNELYMMMRDCWHAVPSQRPTFKQLVEDLDRIVAMTSNQEYLDLSMPLDQYSPGFPDTRSSTCSSGEDSVFSHDPLPDEPCLPKFPPQHSNGGLKRH
- the FGFR1 gene encoding fibroblast growth factor receptor 1 isoform X4, producing MFTWRCLILWAVLVAAALSAARPAPTLPDQALPKAKIEVESYSAHPGELLQLRCRLRDDVQSINWVRDGIQLAENNRTRITGEEVEVRDVVPEDSGLYACMTNSPSGSETTYFSVNISDALPSAEDDDDEDDSSSEEKEADNTKPNQAIAPYWTYPEKMEKKLHAVPAAKTVKFKCPSSGTPNPTLRWLKNGKEFKPDHRIGGYKVRQATWSIIMDSVVPSDKGNYTCIVENKYGSINHTYQLDVVERSPHRPILQAGLPANKTVALGSNVEFVCKVYSDPQPHIQWLKHIEVNGSKIGPDNLPYVQILKTAGVNTTDKEMEVLHLRNVSFEDAGEYTCLAGNSIGISHHSAWLTVLEAIEDTPTMMTSPFYLEIIIYCIGAFLISCMVVTIIIYKLKSTTKKTDFNSQLAVHKLAKSIPLRRQVTVSADSSSSMNSGVMLVRPSRLSSSGTPMLAGVSEYELPEDPRWELPRDRLILGKPLGEGCFGQVVLAEAIGLDKDKPNRVTKVAVKMLKSDATEKDLSDLISEMEMMKMIGKHKNIINLLGACTQDGPLYVIVEYASKGNLREYLQARRPPGMEYCYNPARVPEEQLSFKDLVSCAYQVARGMEYLASKKCIHRDLAARNVLVTEDNVMKIADFGLARDIHHIDYYKKTTNGRLPVKWMAPEALFDRIYTHQSDVWSFGVLLWEIFTLGGSPYPGVPVEELFKLLKEGHRMDKPSNCTNELYMMMRDCWHAVPSQRPTFKQLVEDLDRIVAMTSNQEYLDLSMPLDQYSPGFPDTRSSTCSSGEDSVFSHDPLPDEPCLPKFPPQHSNGGLKRH
- the FGFR1 gene encoding fibroblast growth factor receptor 1 isoform X2, with the protein product MFTWRCLILWAVLVAAALSAARPAPTLPDQDALPSAEDDDDEDDSSSEEKEADNTKPNQAIAPYWTYPEKMEKKLHAVPAAKTVKFKCPSSGTPNPTLRWLKNGKEFKPDHRIGGYKVRQATWSIIMDSVVPSDKGNYTCIVENKYGSINHTYQLDVVERSPHRPILQAGLPANKTVALGSNVEFVCKVYSDPQPHIQWLKHIEVNGSKIGPDNLPYVQILKTAGVNTTDKEMEVLHLRNVSFEDAGEYTCLAGNSIGISHHSAWLTVLEAIEDTPTMMTSPFYLEIIIYCIGAFLISCMVVTIIIYKLKSTTKKTDFNSQLAVHKLAKSIPLRRQVTVSADSSSSMNSGVMLVRPSRLSSSGTPMLAGVSEYELPEDPRWELPRDRLILGKPLGEGCFGQVVLAEAIGLDKDKPNRVTKVAVKMLKSDATEKDLSDLISEMEMMKMIGKHKNIINLLGACTQDGPLYVIVEYASKGNLREYLQARRPPGMEYCYNPARVPEEQLSFKDLVSCAYQVARGMEYLASKKCIHRDLAARNVLVTEDNVMKIADFGLARDIHHIDYYKKTTNGRLPVKWMAPEALFDRIYTHQSDVWSFGVLLWEIFTLGGSPYPGVPVEELFKLLKEGHRMDKPSNCTNELYMMMRDCWHAVPSQRPTFKQLVEDLDRIVAMTSNQEYLDLSMPLDQYSPGFPDTRSSTCSSGEDSVFSHDPLPDEPCLPKFPPQHSNGGLKRH